One Ranitomeya variabilis isolate aRanVar5 chromosome 4, aRanVar5.hap1, whole genome shotgun sequence genomic window, TGTGGACTTGTGGAGAAGAACCAGCAGAAGACCTCACCATGAGACGTCATGGATCTCTTCTTCCAaaagtttttattattttaacaaacACAAATACACAAACcaaaagaaagaagggagagaaggaAATCGgatggggaagggggggggggggggagacaaatttttattgggggggggaGGAAGAAATAGGATTATCCTTATAAAAATAGGAAAGACAAGCGTACAGGTCTGATGTCTTCATATATTTAACGTTATAGCTTAGTCCTTATTGTACGTTGTGCATTCTAGAAGTGAAACAAAATACTAGAATTGTAATACTGTAGCGTAATAATAGATGACAAGCTGGACGGAAGGAAAGCAACAAGTTACTAAAACACGATAGACCTTATTTTACCTAGTCTCTACCTCACATGCAGCTTCTACATAGAGATGTTGGCTGCGAAGAGAAACCATTCTTGTATCACCTAAATAAAAAGAGTTCACGAAAAGTTTTTTGACAAGCTGTTAATAAAAACAAAGTTCCTGTTACGTTCCAAGAGTTGTGGCTAAGGTTTGTAATCCAAGGTAAGGTACTTCAATCAAGGAGAAAGATCTCGCATGTTCGTAAGTTGATGAATTTTTAGATGTTGGAGAAGTTCTGAGCTTTCATCTAAGGAGGACATACATTGTCCTGATGCCTTGATGTATTTGGAGGATGGTCGAGATGGTTCATTGATTAATTCTTGCATGAATGAGctcttttgtgatgtttttgaaggATTTTCAGGCTTGAATAGTTGATTTTGATAAGTCTAAGGATAGAGCTAAATGGGTCAGGAAGCTTTCGTGGGTCTCTCGTTAAAGCTAGTAATTATTTCTGATAGGTGAGGTTTGAAATGTGACAATTACGTCTCTAGCACTTTCTCTAGGAATGTGGCGAGGTTTCGGGATTCTGTGTGCTTCGATAACAAATTTTTTGGAGACATCAGGGATAGTCTCAGTTGTCATTTTTGTAATGTAATGGTCCCATTTGGAGGGTAGCACTGCTTCAGGAATTCTTCTGATTTTTAGCTTGTTTTCTCTAGACATGTCTTGTGAGTTGGCAATTTGAATTTAAGTAAAGAAACCTCCTTGCGTAGCACTTCGACTGCCGAATTTACTGTATCATGTTGACCTGAAGCAAGGACAGTGCAAGGAGTACGTCCTTCATTATCCTCTGTTTTATTCACACATTCAATAAAAGAGGAATTACGGTATGTAATTGGTGTAATGGGTGTTCTTACCACAATCCACAGGGAAAGATGTGAACCAGATTGTGGCCCTGTGATGGAGCCTCGGTGTATATCCCTAAAGTATCGTCTGGAATCGGTTCTTCACATTCAATATCTTTTTTtactttaaatgtttttattgagtTTTAAGAACATTGGTAGGAAAACTGAATATTCCAATTATATTCTATAATAACAGTAAAAAAAGTTTATGATTATTAGGTTATTGTTAAACATTAGAATGTGAGAATGATCAGTTGGATGAAGTATGAATATTCAACGTCTTCTTCAGGAGTAGGGTCCTGAAAGTGGTCTTCTTACTGATGGGAGGATGAATACTGGGAGGAGTTGGAGGATGTCTTCTTAATGTTGAGAAGATGAATCCAGGGAGGAGTTGGAGGATGTATTCTAAATGTTGAGAAGATGAATCCAGGGAGGAGTTGTAGGATGTCTTCTTAATGTTCAGAAGATGAATCCAGGGAGGGGGTGGAGGATGTCTTCTTTCTCTCTTGAATATCCCAGTCAGTCATTAGAGTTGTAATCCTCATGTAGATCAGTGGTCTCCAAACTTTCTGACCTCGAGAGCAACATTCAGCTCTGAGAaggtcgcgagccacaattcatgggacagcGAGCCACACGTGGCTCTTGAGCTACAGGTTGGGAACCCCCGATATAGATGGACGGAGATGATTATAAACGCGGTCTGAAGGCTCCTTTATGTTCCCTTCTCTAAACAGAATCTTAGAAGTAGCAATTCCTCTGTCTCAAGCCTTAGGAGATCTCTGTGATGGATCTTACTGCTTTGATGTTTCCCCATGCCTGGAGTATCGACCTTGCAGTCCTCAATAGTGCTAGTTAAGCTCATCATAAGAAAtccaaagtatttttttttaaggtTGTGGAGGATCTCAGACAAATATGTCTGCTCCGGACCTTCAGCAAACCATGACACTCGTCATGGATTTCTTAGTAGAGTATTTAGTTGGCATCTGTAGCTGTAAACCCACATTTTGGGTCATAAATAATTGTCCACAGCACACTGCATACATTAGAAGATAAAAATCTCAAAACCATGATGTGCCATTTTCAGTTTACAATCAACACCAATAGCTATTCTTGTCCTCTTCACAGGAACCGCCACTGGAATAATTATCAACACCGGCGATCGCACCATCATTGGTCGTATTGCCAGCTTGGCATCAGGCGTGGGGAATGAGAAGACACCAATCGCCATTGAGATTGAGCACTTTGTAGACATCATAGCCGGTTTGGCCATCTTCTTTGGAGCTACCTTCTTTGTGGTGGCCATGGTTATCGGCTACCCCTTCCTACGTGCCATGGTGTTCTTCATGGCTATTGTAGTAGCCTATGTCCCTGAGGGTCTTCTGGCCACTGTTACGGTGAGAAACGTACAGACCAAGGCGCAATGATCAAAATGAGCAGATACACCAGAGGCAACTAACGCTATGACAGATCCACTTATGGTGGTCTATCTCATGGGCTTCTCACCTTCTGAATCTCTGCCCTCAGGTTTGTCTGTCTCTTACGGCCAAGCGTCTTGCCCGAAAAAACTGTGTAGTGAAGAACCTCGAGGCTGTGGAAACCTTGGGCTCTACATCAGTCATCTGCTCAGACAAGACGGGAACTTTAACTCAGAACCGGATGACGGTGTCCCACTTGTGGTTTGACAACCAGATCCATTCGGCTGACACCACTGAGGACCAGTCAGGTGACCTCTAATCCCCTCAGTAATAGAGAATCCCCAATAATATAGAACATTTGTTTCATAGCAACTCATCGTTCTCTTTTCAGGGCAAAGCTTTGACCAGACATCAGACACTTGGAGAGCTCTGAGCAAGGTGGTCAGTCTCTGTAATAGAGCCTTCTTCAAGGGAGGGCAAGAAGGAGTCCCGGTACCCAAGGTGAGGACCAACAAAACCACTTAATGGTATAAAATCTAAACTAGACACCAACTAAAAGAGTGTGTGACCAAAAATATCATCTCACCCTATAGCGCATCGTTATCGGAGATGCCTCCGAGACAGCTCTCCTGAAGTTCTCAGAGCTGACAGTCGGTAATGTCATGGAGTACCGAGAACGCTTCAAGAAAGTGACAGAAGTTCCATTCAACTCCACCAACAAATTTCAGGTAAGAAAGAAGGACACAGATAAATCAACTATAAAGAAATATCTAGTATTAGGAGGAACTTTAGTAATAATAGTACTAGTAAGGTAGTCTTAGGAGAGGTTGTAGAAGTCGTTCTTATAGTAGTAGAAGTGGTAAGAGAAGTTGTAGTCAGGCTCGGACTGTCCCACTGGTgatgagaatcctctggtgggctccTGTGAAGGAGCGCTGATGAGCATTGATCGTACTCCTGATACATTTTTCTGCAATTTGATAATCATCTAATCATTCATTAAAGACACTCgccaaattaatattacatagTAGCGTAAATTACTGTTTAAGGTTCAACTGAACACTGGGCCCCAAGAATCAATGTTAATACTGGTGGGTCTTTGCAAACCAAATCCGCTACTGGTTGTAGAGATATTATCATAGTAGTCATCTTATTAGAAGTAATAATTGTGGTAGTAAGAACACGTGGGCATTACAAGGAAGCAGACGTCTGACTTTGGTGAGTGGTTCCCATTTGTATTCATGGTCTTCTATAAAGTTCTCATGAACATCAAGCATTACTTCTCCAGTCCTGCGCCATCGTCATCATTATATGCGATATTCTTTCCTCCAGCTGTCCGTCCATGAGCTTCAAGACCCCCTGGACCTGCGCTACCTGCTGGTGATGAAGGGCGCCCCAGAACGCATCCTGGAGAGATGTTCCACCATCATGATTAAAGGGCAGGAGATTCCTTTGGACACTCAGTGGCAGGAAGCCTTCCAGACGGCATACATGGACCTGGGCGGCCTTGGGGAGAGAGTCTTGGGTAAGTAGAAGATGGAGTCAGTGTTCTACACCACATAGATGGATGTCCTTGGATTTAGGGATCCCATATTAGGATTTTTAGCTTTTACAGCATTCTATTTGTATCATGATCATTTCTAACACCTCTCAGGTTTCTGTCATCTCTACCTCAACGAGAAGGAGTTTCCCCGCGGATTTCACTTTGACACAGAAGACATGAACTTCCCCACCAGTGGCCTGTGCTTTGCTGGATTAATCTCTATGATAGACCCCCCTAGAGCCACTGTCCCCGACGCCGTCATGAAATGTAGGACTGCCGGAATTCGAGTAAGTGTGCAGGACTCTACAGCTCCACCTTGTGGAAAAGGTTAGACTAGACCAAGAAAAAAATGGGTCCAGCAACAATTGATATGAGGACCCTGCGTTAGCAACTGGCATAGTCCTATGGATAAATTCCCATCAACCAGCCAAAGATTTACAGGCTATACGTATCTTTATGGAATTAATCAGAACTTTGATAAATAGAACAATGCATAGGTTTTGCTTGCAAATACCTGGAGTGACCACATGGAGTACTGATAAATAAAATCTCAAAAACCCCAGTCCAATACAATAGCCTAAAGCGCCACCTAGTGTTAAAGGTGTTTGCAGTCATTTTAAAATGGTTTTCCTTCTTGGATTTCATAACTATTGTCATAAAGCAAAAAAGAAATGTTCAATGTCAGAAGAtaatttgatttttcttttttccctACCGAGGTCATAATGGTCACAGGAGACCATCCAATCACAGCCAAGGCTATTGCAGCCAGCGTGGGGATCATCTCCGAAGGCAGCGAGACAGTGGAAGACATCGCAGCTCGTCTACGCATTCCTGTAGAGCAAGTCAACAAACGGTAATAATAAACGAATGACCAGAGGACAGACTagggaatgcagctctggggtataatacagatgtaactcaggatcagtaatgtaatgcatgtacacagagactgcacccgcagaatagtgagtgcagctctggagtataatacaggatgtaactcaggatcagtaatgtatgtatgtacacagtgactgcaccagcagaatagtgagtgcagctctggagtataatacaagatgtaactcaggatcagtaatgtatgtacacagtgactgcaccagcagaatagtgagtgcagctctggagtataatacaggatgtaactcaggatcagtaatgtaatgtatgtacacagtgattgcaccagcagaatagtgagtgcagctctggagtataatacaagatgtaactcaggatcagtaatgtatgtacacagtgactgcaccagcagaatagtgagtgcagttctggagtataatacaggatataactcaggatcagtaatataatgtatgtacacagtgactgcaccagcagaatagtgagtgcagctctggagtataatacaggatgtaactcaggatcagtaatgtaatgtatgaacacagtgaccgcaccagcagaatagtgagtgcagctctggggtaaaatacaggatgtaactcaggatcagtaatgtatgtacacagtgactgcacaagcagaatagtgagtgcagctctggagtataatacaggatataactcaggatcagtaatgtaatgtatgtacgcagtgactgcaccagcagaatagtgagtgcagctctggggtataatacaggaggtaactcaggatcagtaatgtaatgtatgtacacagtgactgcacaagcagaatagtgagtgcagctctggagtataatacaggatataactcaggatcagtaatgtatgtacacagtgactgcaccagcagaatagtgagtgcagctctggggtataatacaggaggtaattcagaatcagtaatgtaatgtatgtacgcagtgactgcaccagcagaatagtgagtgcagctctggggtataatacaggaggtaactcaggatcagtaatgtaatgtatgtacgcagtgactgcaccagcagaatagtgagtgcagctctggggtataatacaggaggtaactcaggatcagtaatgtaatgtatgtacgcagtgactgcaccagcataatagtgagtacagctctggagtataatacaggaggtaactcaggatcagtaatgtaatgtatgtacacagtgactgcaccagcagaatagtgagtacagttctggggtataatacaggatgtaactcaggatcagtaatgtatgtacacagtgactgcaccagcagaatagtgagtgcagctctggggtataatacaggatgtcactcaggatcagtaatgtaatgtatgtacacagtgactgcaccagcagaatagtgagtgcagctctggggtataatacaggatgtaactcaggatcagtaatgtaatgtatgtacacagtgactgcaccagcagaatagtgagtgcagctctggagtataatacaggatgtaactcaggatcagtaatgtatgtacacagtgactgcaccagcagaatagtgagtgcagctctggagtataatacaggatgtaactcaggatcagtaatgtatgtacacagtgactgcaccagcagaatagtgagtgcagttctggagtataatacaggatgtaactcaggatcagtaatgtaatgtatgtacacagtgactgcaccagcagaatagtgagtgcagctctggagtataatacaggatgtaactaaggatcagtaatgtaatttatgtacacaatgactgtaccagcagaatagtgagtgcagctctggaatataatacaggatgtagctcaggatcagtaatgtatgtaacacagtgactgcagcagcagaatagtgagtgcagctatggagtataatacagtgtgtaactcaggatcagtacaggatgagAAATAATTGTATGTGTCCCACAGCGATGCTCGGGCGTGTGTCATTAATGGTGGGCAGCTGAAAGACATGAGCAGCgaggagctggtggaagtactgaaGATGCACCCCGAGATGGTGTTCGCTCGTACGTCCCCCCAGCAGAAGTTGATCATTGTGGAAAGttgtcagaaactggtaaatgcccCCCAGTCTTGCAATGCCATCTACCTCTCTCCAGCAGTCCACAATCGTTGGGGTGCATTGGTCTCAAGAGCTCACAATCTATCAGCTCTGACTGTTGTTCTTACAGGGAGCCATTGTGGCAGTGACAGGCGATGGTGTCAATGACTCTCCCGCCCTGAAGAAAGCCGATATCGGAATCGCTATGGGAATCGCTGGGTCTGATGCGGCTAAAAACGCAGCCGATATGATCCTGCTGGACGATAACTTTGCATCCATTGTCACCGGCGTGGAACAAGGTGAGGACAACGCGGAAATCTGCCGCCACCTAGTGGCAATGCTGATGATGCGCAGGATTGTCTTTTCTGTGTAGCATATATGTCTTCCCTCCGTCAGGGCGTCTGATTTTTGACAATCTGAAGAAATCCATTGCTTACACCCTGACCAAGAACATCCCGGAGCTGGCGCCGTATCTCATCTACATCACAGCCAGTGTCCCCCTGCCCCTGGGCTGCATCACCATCCTCTTCATCGAGCTGTGCACGGATATTGTGAGTAATGCGTACAATACTGAcagcctgcattatactccagagctgcattcataatccaCAGGCTGCAGAGCTGAAATCTCTGCTTACATTCACTAGGTGTTTAGTATCTGCTACAAGGAACTTGTGAACAAacgaataaaatatatatatatatatatatatatatatatatatatatataatatagacaGTATGAGGACAAGAGGGGTGATCATTACCCCTTAGGGAAGACGTACACTGGATCGAGAACATTAGACTCCGCTTTCCTTTGTGTTTCCTCTTTGCTCAGTTCCCGTCAGTGTCTCTGGCTTATGAGAAAGCCGAGAGCGACATCATGCATCTGAAGCCAAGGAACCCGCGCCGTGACCGTCTGGTGAACGAGGCTCTGGCTGTGTATTCCTACTTCCAGATTGGTGGGTCTCGGGTGGGAGACGCGGAGGATATTCCCCTCcagagacgggggggggggggtcgacgACCTTGGTACATTAGTCCTGATCTCCCCCTTTTGCTTCCAGGTGTCATTCAGTCGTTTGCCGGCTTCGTGGACTACTTCACGACGATGGCCCAGGAGGGCTGGTACCCGGCCTACTGCATCGGCCTCCGCGCCCACTGGGAGAACCAGCACTTGCAGGACTTGGAGGACAGCTACGGCCAGGAATGGGTAACACACGATGCATGACAACCTGAATGTGCTTCTCCCTCCGGCGGGGGGCAGCCTCGCACACGTGGGCCTTACCTAAGTTGTACAGACCAGCTGCACCCTACATTAACCCCTGCTTTCTCCTGTAGACGTTCAGCCAGCGCCTCTACCAGCAGTACAACTGCTACACCGTCTTCTTCCTCAGCATCGAGGTGTGCCAGATAGCCGATGTCCTCATCAGAAAGACCCGGCGTCTGTCCGTCTTCCAGCAGGGATTTTTCAGGTGGGTAAACTCCAGCGCCTCTCCGGCCCGAGTAAGGTCCACATGTGTAACGCTGCCGTCACCCCCCAGGAACAAAGTCCTGCTGATCGCCATCATCTTCCAGCTGTGTCTGGGTAACTTCCTGTGTTACTGCCCGGGGATGCCCAACGTCTTCAACTTCATGCCCATCCGGTAAGAGGGTCCGCCAGATCCCGTCACCGCCCCCGGGGTCCCACCCGGCCTTTGACCCTCGTCTTCTGTCATCCTCTCAGGTTCCAGTGGTGGCTCGTTCCAGTGCCGTTCGGGATTTTAATTTTCGTTTACGATGAGATCCGTAAGCTCGGCGTCCGAAGGCACCCAGGAAGTGAGTACACCCCGAAGCCTGCACCCTGGGAGGCAACCTCCATAAGGGGCTGAGATACAGATCCAGTAGTTCTACATGTTCTCATATTCCTTTTCCTTACTGGAGGCCTCATTACTTGAACACGTCGGGACGCCCTGTTCATAGAAGCGAAGCTGAGGAAGCAGATCTGGAGCGtaaagtatggggggggggggatcattTAATAAGACAGTAATTACTTAATTAGACTGAGTTGAACTTGATGATGTCAGATGTGTTCATATGCAGAGGTGCAGTGTAAAGCAAGGGGGCCAGAAAAGATGAACCAGTAATGGGACAGGAGGCAGATTCCAGACCACCAGAGACCCCAATAACCAGTGCAGGAGTCATCGATGAAAAGGGGAGGCAGGAAAGTCGTCCCACCCTTAGGATTATTCAGTGTCGGCCATTTTTCCAATGATCATGGGGGGCAATGAATACTAGTAGTGGGGGACAAAGGAGGCACAACTACTTAGGACAAATGCTTCATGTATGCGGCCCTTTAAATCATCCTCCGCCTCGTGTTCTCCGCAGGCTGGTGGGACAAGGAGCTTTACTATTAGACGCCCTGGACCCCGTCACACGCCCGCCTTCTCCTCCTCCGCAGCTGAAGACACAGGAGCCTGGACCCCTCACTGACCAGGAGCTCGTTCTGGATTTTCTCCGCTCACGAATCAAGAGAATCTGCTGTATATAAGAAATTTGGATCCTGGGCTACAGCTGCAGTGTCGCTCCCTTGTGTCAGGGAAGGAGGGGATGAGTCCTGTACCCGGAGGGGCAGGTGCTTTCTTACCTCTATGTGCTGTGACTCTGCCCATTGCGCCCTCTGTGTTGCGCCGACGTGGCAGTAAGATTtcgtgtgatgtcacagctccgtaCGATGGAGATTAATAAATTATTACACAACTGACTGCTCAGGGTTTGTTACAATTGCGTCTGGTTGAGAACGGAATCTGGCCTGGAGTGAAGCAATGGCCGCCTGCACTCTGACAAatgtgctgcatttttttcctattgACCCTGTGAATGCAGCAGCAGTGACTAGCACTAGAGCAGAAGAGCGAGCGCAGCTCTGCAGTAAGTCGTCCGTCGTCCTCCGCCCCGGGAGTGAAGGGTCCGAGTCTGATTTATTATAAAGCTTTATGTAATAATACGTATAAAGTTCTCCCCATTACTAAACACCTTCCTGGACACGGCGTCCGCAGGATCAGTTACCGTGGACCAGACTGACGAAGAGCGTGAGGCAGCTCAGGGACAGGACGCCGGTGGTCACCGCCTTCAGGAGCAGCGCCGTCCAGCTCCCCAGAAAGAAGACGTGCACGAAGCAGCTGGAAAGAGAGGAGACGCGTCACTACCTCTGCTTGCTGGGAGAACCCGGAAGCAGCACAACTCTCCGCCActaagctgctgcagaacatcgccCCATACTCACTCCAGCAGGAAGGCCTTGTACATGCTGAGCCCGAGCAGGACTGTGACCGGAAGACGGAAGTGAGCGGGGAGATCGTAGCGCGTCCACATCCAGACCAGGGCCGCCACCGCCATGTAGTGCACCTGACAACACCGAAGGGTACAGAGGTCAGGAAACAGAGCGGGCGTGGGGCCGGTAACGCAGGACTCGGGGTCTTACCAGGCTGATGTTGGAATCGATGCTCATCTGGATGTATTTCCAGTCGAATTCAATACCTCGGGCGCCGACCCAGAGCGGGAGACACCTGCGACCAAACGAGACGGCATCGAAGAGGGAGAAGTCATTGCCTCTCATCAGCGCCAACCAGGTTACATCTGACAAATGTGTGCCGACGGCAGAAGTTCAGGTGCATGACCCCTTTAAATACTGGTTTTCACGCACTCTTACCTCGACATGACGAGCTCCGCGGTTGCCCAGCCCATCGCAGCCACCATTATCTTGTACTCGCCTTTCCCTGCGTTACGAGACATCACCAAGTGCAAACCCAACAGGTCCGCCAGGTCCACCGTGGCCTTCATGAACTCCTGAGAAGCAGCAATGTCCCGTCACTTACTGGGCACATCAAGCTGAAGCCTGTTATGTTATTCTCCAATCACCCCCAGAGCGGCATTCACAATTCTGTTATGTCACGTTTAACTCTCCAATCACTTCCAGAGCTGCATTCCCAATTCTGTTGTCATGTTTTATTCTCCAATcacttccagagctgcattcacaattctattATGTCACATGTTATTCTccaatcacctccagagctgcattcacaattctgttaTGTCATGTTTTATTCTCCAGTCACCTCCAAAGCTGTATTCACAAATCTATTGTCACGTTTTATTCTACAATCaattccagagctgcattcacaattctgttaTGTCAGGTATTactctccagtcacctccagagctgtattcacaattcTGGTGTCATGTTTTAGTCTCCAATCACTTATAGAGCTGCAATCAAATTCTGTTATTTCACGCTTTATTCTccaatcacctccagagctgcattcacaattctgttcTGTCAGGTTTTATTCTCTAATCACTTccaaagctgcattcacaattctgtcaGGTCACGATTTACTCACCAATCACCTTcaaagctgcattcacaattctgtcaGGTCAAGTTTTAGTCTCCAGTCACCTccaaagctgcattcacaattctgttaTGTCATAGTTTATTCTCCAATCacctccagagctggattcacaattCTGTTATGTCATATTTtattctccagtcacctccagagctgaatTCACAATTATTCAGGTAATGCAATTTACTCCAGTAAAATACCACATGGCATTCACACATGGCTGCTTTCTTAATCCTTTTATGTCATGGCCTATACTCCATTCTCAGCCAAAGCTGCAATCACAATTCCGTGCTTGTGTCATTTGTATCCTCCAGTCACACATAAAGCTGCATCACAAGGATTCATGAGACGTCTACTGCTTGCAGTCATATCCCACAGCTGAGAACCATGGGCAGAAACTTGAAAGCATATAACCCCgagcgcagctctggatgtgactggaggaaggATTTGCTACACACGATCTGATGCTATAATGTGCTGATTGCCAGAACAGGCGGAGTGACCCTATGATGGGATGAAGAGCCTGAAGGGTCTCACCCCAATGAAGTCGTAGGCGCCGGCCGCTCCCTCCCAGGTCGGGAAAAACGTCGCCAGGAAAAGCATCTGGAAATGGAGAGAAATGTCAGCAGTGACCGGAATCTGTGGCCCCCGCTGCACTGACCGCAATCTGTGGCCCCCGCTGCACTGACCGCAATCTGTGGCCCCCGCTGCACTGACCGCAATCTGTGGCCCCCGCTGCACTGACCGCAATCTGTGGCCCCCGCTGCACTGACCGCAATCTGTGGCCCCCGCTGCACTGACCGCAATCTGTGGCCCCCGCTGCACTGACCGCAATCTGTGGCCCCCGCTGCACTGACCGCAATCTGTGGCCCCCGCTGCACTGACCGCAATCTGTGGCCCCCGCTGCACTGACCGCAATCTGTGGCCCCCGCTGCACTGACCGCAATCTGTGGCCCCCGCTGCACTGACCGCAATCTGTGGCCCCCGCTGCA contains:
- the ATP4A gene encoding potassium-transporting ATPase alpha chain 1 isoform X2, which encodes MGKKENYDMYSVEAGKDRLGEMDVRIKKKEGKGMKKKEKLENMKKEMDIDDHELSIEELELKYQTSISRGMTSSYAGEILIRDGPNELKPPKGTPEYVKFARQLAGGLQCLMWVAAVICLIAFGIQCSQGDMTSADNLYLAITLIAVVVVTGCFGYYQEFKSTNIIASFKNLVPQQATVVRDGEKFQINANQLVVGDLVEIKGGDRVPADIRIITSQGCKVDNSSLTGESEPQTRSPEYTHESPLETRNIAFFSTMCLEGTATGIIINTGDRTIIGRIASLASGVGNEKTPIAIEIEHFVDIIAGLAIFFGATFFVVAMVIGYPFLRAMVFFMAIVVAYVPEGLLATVTVCLSLTAKRLARKNCVVKNLEAVETLGSTSVICSDKTGTLTQNRMTVSHLWFDNQIHSADTTEDQSGQSFDQTSDTWRALSKVVSLCNRAFFKGGQEGVPVPKRIVIGDASETALLKFSELTVGNVMEYRERFKKVTEVPFNSTNKFQLSVHELQDPLDLRYLLVMKGAPERILERCSTIMIKGQEIPLDTQWQEAFQTAYMDLGGLGERVLGFCHLYLNEKEFPRGFHFDTEDMNFPTSGLCFAGLISMIDPPRATVPDAVMKCRTAGIRVIMVTGDHPITAKAIAASVGIISEGSETVEDIAARLRIPVEQVNKRDARACVINGGQLKDMSSEELVEVLKMHPEMVFARTSPQQKLIIVESCQKLGAIVAVTGDGVNDSPALKKADIGIAMGIAGSDAAKNAADMILLDDNFASIVTGVEQGRLIFDNLKKSIAYTLTKNIPELAPYLIYITASVPLPLGCITILFIELCTDIFPSVSLAYEKAESDIMHLKPRNPRRDRLVNEALAVYSYFQIGVIQSFAGFVDYFTTMAQEGWYPAYCIGLRAHWENQHLQDLEDSYGQEWTFSQRLYQQYNCYTVFFLSIEVCQIADVLIRKTRRLSVFQQGFFRNKVLLIAIIFQLCLGNFLCYCPGMPNVFNFMPIRFQWWLVPVPFGILIFVYDEIRKLGVRRHPGSWWDKELYY
- the ATP4A gene encoding potassium-transporting ATPase alpha chain 1 isoform X1 encodes the protein MTVLHMEDLSDVRMLRDDGHDCPECSRITQHRRTRENYDMYSVEAGKDRLGEMDVRIKKKEGKGMKKKEKLENMKKEMDIDDHELSIEELELKYQTSISRGMTSSYAGEILIRDGPNELKPPKGTPEYVKFARQLAGGLQCLMWVAAVICLIAFGIQCSQGDMTSADNLYLAITLIAVVVVTGCFGYYQEFKSTNIIASFKNLVPQQATVVRDGEKFQINANQLVVGDLVEIKGGDRVPADIRIITSQGCKVDNSSLTGESEPQTRSPEYTHESPLETRNIAFFSTMCLEGTATGIIINTGDRTIIGRIASLASGVGNEKTPIAIEIEHFVDIIAGLAIFFGATFFVVAMVIGYPFLRAMVFFMAIVVAYVPEGLLATVTVCLSLTAKRLARKNCVVKNLEAVETLGSTSVICSDKTGTLTQNRMTVSHLWFDNQIHSADTTEDQSGQSFDQTSDTWRALSKVVSLCNRAFFKGGQEGVPVPKRIVIGDASETALLKFSELTVGNVMEYRERFKKVTEVPFNSTNKFQLSVHELQDPLDLRYLLVMKGAPERILERCSTIMIKGQEIPLDTQWQEAFQTAYMDLGGLGERVLGFCHLYLNEKEFPRGFHFDTEDMNFPTSGLCFAGLISMIDPPRATVPDAVMKCRTAGIRVIMVTGDHPITAKAIAASVGIISEGSETVEDIAARLRIPVEQVNKRDARACVINGGQLKDMSSEELVEVLKMHPEMVFARTSPQQKLIIVESCQKLGAIVAVTGDGVNDSPALKKADIGIAMGIAGSDAAKNAADMILLDDNFASIVTGVEQGRLIFDNLKKSIAYTLTKNIPELAPYLIYITASVPLPLGCITILFIELCTDIFPSVSLAYEKAESDIMHLKPRNPRRDRLVNEALAVYSYFQIGVIQSFAGFVDYFTTMAQEGWYPAYCIGLRAHWENQHLQDLEDSYGQEWTFSQRLYQQYNCYTVFFLSIEVCQIADVLIRKTRRLSVFQQGFFRNKVLLIAIIFQLCLGNFLCYCPGMPNVFNFMPIRFQWWLVPVPFGILIFVYDEIRKLGVRRHPGSWWDKELYY
- the TMEM147 gene encoding BOS complex subunit TMEM147, with the protein product MTLFHFGNCFALAYFPYFITYKCSGLSEYSAFWRCVQAGATYLCVQLCKMLFLATFFPTWEGAAGAYDFIGEFMKATVDLADLLGLHLVMSRNAGKGEYKIMVAAMGWATAELVMSRCLPLWVGARGIEFDWKYIQMSIDSNISLVHYMAVAALVWMWTRYDLPAHFRLPVTVLLGLSMYKAFLLDCFVHVFFLGSWTALLLKAVTTGVLSLSCLTLFVSLVHGN